From Thermodesulfovibrionia bacterium, a single genomic window includes:
- a CDS encoding tyrosine-protein phosphatase — MRNVYPVIRLAMLGVCLILTACATLTQPSAVIAIKDPHPAPVYNFHIVIPGGTDGVGAIYRSGQPKGDADWCYLEKIGIKTVVKLNKFSSDADESEELRLAKKHNINVIPLYMQPEDFPHNLNPWASPDENILKQAIEALEKGNNWPVLVHCSHGKDRTGLVIAAYTVRNKNFCKDTAYAQMRYYGTNPLLFGIKPRLYNSPNIKENPGCTHEWIAQ, encoded by the coding sequence ATGCGAAATGTATATCCTGTTATACGTCTTGCAATGTTGGGCGTTTGCTTAATCCTGACAGCATGCGCGACATTGACGCAACCGTCAGCTGTTATCGCTATAAAGGATCCGCATCCAGCCCCAGTCTATAACTTCCATATCGTAATCCCAGGTGGCACTGATGGTGTAGGTGCAATCTACCGAAGCGGTCAACCAAAGGGAGATGCAGATTGGTGCTATCTGGAGAAGATAGGCATCAAGACCGTGGTCAAGCTGAACAAATTCTCGTCTGATGCAGACGAGTCAGAAGAACTTCGTCTCGCCAAGAAGCATAATATCAATGTAATCCCTCTTTACATGCAACCGGAAGACTTCCCGCATAACTTAAACCCATGGGCCAGTCCAGATGAAAATATTCTCAAGCAAGCGATAGAAGCATTAGAGAAAGGAAATAATTGGCCGGTCTTGGTGCATTGCAGCCATGGGAAGGACCGCACGGGATTGGTTATCGCGGCCTATACCGTGCGCAACAAGAATTTTTGTAAGGATACCGCCTACGCGCAGATGAGGTACTACGGAACCAACCCATTATTATTCGGGATTAAACCCAGGCTATACAACAGCCCCAATATCAAGGAGAACCCTGGCTGCACTCACGAGTGGATCGCACAATGA
- the secY gene encoding preprotein translocase subunit SecY: MSIVASFKNVFKIPELKSRILFTLGLLAVYRIGAHIPTPGIDGLELSKFLLDRGGALMGFFDMFSGGALSRATIFALGIMPYISASIILQLLTVVVPALGKLAKEGESGRKKITQYTRYGTVVISIIQSLGIAVGIESMNQGAFVQDPGWSFRLMTMLTMTSGTAFIMWLGEQITERGIGNGISLIIYAGIVAGFPNAVISSISLIKAGEINLILMLLLLVMMIAVIAVIVFIERGQRKIPIQYAKRVVGRKVYGGQNTHLPLKINTAGVIPPIFASSILMFPATIAGFISIPWVQSIAGQFAPGSVFYTLSFTAMVFFFCYFYASITFNPVDIAENLKKHGGFIPGVRPGQKTSDHIFKVLSRITFGGAVYLASVCLLPQFLITWFNVPFYFGGTSILIVVGVALDTISQMESHLVTRSYDGFLKKGRIRGRRG; encoded by the coding sequence ATGAGCATAGTCGCGAGCTTTAAAAATGTTTTCAAAATCCCCGAACTGAAGAGCAGGATACTCTTCACACTTGGCCTTTTGGCTGTTTACAGAATAGGCGCACACATCCCGACTCCTGGCATAGACGGTCTGGAGCTTAGCAAGTTCCTTCTGGACAGGGGCGGCGCTCTTATGGGCTTCTTTGATATGTTCTCAGGAGGTGCCTTGTCAAGAGCCACCATATTTGCTCTGGGAATAATGCCTTACATCAGTGCTTCGATCATACTTCAACTTCTTACTGTTGTTGTCCCTGCACTTGGGAAATTGGCCAAAGAGGGGGAAAGCGGAAGAAAGAAGATCACCCAATATACGAGATACGGCACGGTAGTTATAAGTATCATTCAGTCGTTAGGTATAGCAGTCGGTATTGAGAGCATGAACCAGGGTGCTTTTGTACAGGATCCCGGATGGTCGTTCAGGCTGATGACGATGCTGACAATGACTTCAGGCACCGCCTTTATCATGTGGCTTGGCGAACAGATAACCGAAAGAGGCATCGGCAACGGGATATCTCTTATAATCTATGCCGGAATAGTCGCAGGCTTTCCAAATGCTGTTATTAGTTCAATATCTCTTATCAAGGCAGGAGAGATAAACCTTATATTAATGTTGCTTTTGTTAGTTATGATGATTGCTGTGATAGCTGTTATTGTCTTCATTGAAAGAGGTCAGCGGAAAATACCTATACAATATGCCAAAAGGGTTGTTGGGAGAAAGGTTTACGGCGGGCAGAATACGCACCTTCCGCTAAAGATTAATACTGCCGGTGTCATACCTCCTATTTTCGCATCTTCTATTTTAATGTTCCCTGCAACTATCGCAGGATTTATCTCTATTCCCTGGGTTCAATCAATTGCAGGCCAGTTTGCTCCTGGGTCTGTATTCTACACATTATCTTTTACCGCAATGGTATTCTTTTTCTGCTATTTTTATGCTTCTATAACATTTAATCCTGTTGATATAGCGGAGAACCTTAAGAAGCATGGGGGGTTTATCCCTGGCGTAAGACCCGGTCAGAAGACATCAGACCACATCTTCAAGGTGCTTTCAAGGATTACTTTCGGCGGTGCGGTCTATCTTGCTTCGGTATGTCTGTTGCCCCAGTTCCTTATAACGTGGTTCAATGTTCCATTCTATTTCGGCGGCACGTCCATTCTCATCGTGGTCGGTGTGGCGCTTGATACCATTTCACAGATGGAGTCGCATCTTGTTACACGTTCATATGACGGCTTTCTCAAAAAGGGCAGGATTCGCGGCAGGAGAGGCTGA
- the rpmJ gene encoding 50S ribosomal protein L36, with translation MKVRSSVKPMCTKCKIIKREGILRVICTNPKHKQRQG, from the coding sequence ATGAAAGTGCGTTCATCAGTAAAACCAATGTGTACAAAATGCAAGATAATTAAGAGAGAGGGGATTCTACGCGTTATTTGTACCAACCCCAAACACAAGCAGAGACAAGGGTGA
- the rpsK gene encoding 30S ribosomal protein S11 produces MAQKKRGGKKEKKAVHSGSVFIQATFNNTIVTITDKSGNVVAWSSAGAHGFKGSRKGTPYAAQITAENASKKAMGFGMRQVDIFVKGPGAGRESAIRAVSSAGLGVNIIRDITPVPHNGTRPPKRRRV; encoded by the coding sequence ATGGCCCAGAAGAAGCGAGGCGGAAAAAAAGAGAAAAAGGCAGTTCATTCAGGTTCAGTATTTATTCAGGCTACTTTTAATAATACAATAGTTACAATAACTGATAAATCAGGCAATGTTGTCGCATGGTCTTCAGCAGGTGCCCATGGTTTTAAAGGTTCAAGAAAAGGCACGCCATATGCTGCGCAGATCACTGCGGAAAATGCCTCAAAGAAGGCGATGGGATTTGGAATGCGCCAGGTCGATATATTTGTCAAGGGTCCGGGAGCAGGCAGGGAATCGGCGATAAGGGCCGTGTCTTCAGCCGGACTCGGAGTTAATATAATAAGAGATATTACACCTGTTCCGCATAACGGCACAAGGCCGCCGAAGAGGAGAAGAGTCTAA
- a CDS encoding acetyl-CoA carboxylase carboxyltransferase subunit alpha, translated as MHNYLEFEKPVVDLENKIEELRRIADGKDVNITSEIRKLEKKASDLRINIFSKLTPWQKTQIARHSDRPHTLDYIKLLMEDFVELHGDRNFSDDPAIVAGIARFEGFPVVVIGHQKGKTTRERIERNFGQPHPEGYRKALRIMRLADRFNKPLITFIDTPGAYPGLGAEERGQAEAIAKNLYMMFKLKNPIISVVIGEGGSGGALALSVADRILMLEHSIYSVISPEGCAAILWKKAPNETGPKDFERASAALKITAEDLKKFGVCDDIIPEPTGGAHKDHKEIAENMKRALLLHIDELSRKTPEMRIKERYDKFRKIGAVNGDSI; from the coding sequence ATGCATAATTATCTTGAATTTGAAAAACCTGTAGTAGATCTTGAGAATAAGATCGAAGAGCTGAGGCGTATAGCTGACGGCAAGGACGTCAATATAACATCTGAGATACGCAAGCTTGAGAAGAAGGCCTCTGACCTGAGGATCAATATCTTTTCAAAACTTACGCCGTGGCAAAAGACCCAGATAGCCCGGCATTCTGACAGGCCCCATACCCTTGACTATATAAAGCTCCTGATGGAAGATTTTGTCGAGCTTCACGGCGACAGGAACTTCTCTGACGACCCGGCAATAGTAGCAGGCATCGCAAGGTTTGAGGGCTTCCCTGTTGTAGTCATCGGACATCAGAAGGGCAAGACCACGAGGGAGAGGATCGAAAGAAACTTCGGCCAGCCCCACCCTGAAGGGTACAGAAAGGCCCTGAGGATAATGAGGCTCGCTGACCGTTTCAATAAACCGCTCATAACTTTTATTGATACGCCCGGAGCCTATCCCGGACTTGGCGCTGAAGAAAGAGGCCAGGCTGAAGCCATTGCCAAGAACCTCTATATGATGTTCAAACTGAAAAACCCTATCATCTCTGTTGTGATCGGAGAAGGCGGAAGCGGAGGAGCGCTTGCCCTTTCAGTTGCAGACAGGATACTTATGCTTGAACATTCGATCTATTCTGTCATATCTCCTGAAGGATGCGCAGCTATCTTATGGAAGAAAGCGCCTAACGAGACCGGGCCGAAAGATTTTGAAAGGGCATCCGCAGCGCTTAAGATCACTGCGGAAGACCTTAAAAAGTTCGGGGTCTGCGACGATATAATACCCGAACCAACAGGCGGCGCACACAAAGACCACAAAGAGATTGCAGAGAACATGAAAAGAGCGTTATTGCTCCACATCGATGAACTCTCCAGAAAAACCCCGGAGATGCGTATCAAAGAGAGATACGACAAGTTCAGGAAGATTGGCGCGGTTAACGGAGATAGTATTTAG
- the map gene encoding type I methionyl aminopeptidase, giving the protein MIVLKSQDEIDRMAVACRIVAEVLMKIRESIVPGMTTKELDQIAESYILSQKATPAFKGYKGYPATLCTSLNDQVVHGIPGPAVLKEGDIISIDVGVYQGGFYGDAAITLPVGQISEEAGKLLSATEEALYKGIEKALVGNRLSDISYAVQKHAEADGFSVVKQFVGHGIGRELHEDPQIPNFGKPGVGPILRDGMTLAIEPMINAGTWKVDVMNDGWTAVTRDHRLSAHFEHTVAVTKNGPLILTKFH; this is encoded by the coding sequence TTGATAGTTCTAAAGTCTCAGGATGAAATAGACAGGATGGCAGTAGCATGCCGTATAGTGGCTGAAGTCCTCATGAAGATAAGGGAGAGCATAGTTCCCGGCATGACGACAAAAGAACTTGATCAAATTGCAGAATCGTATATTTTGTCACAAAAGGCAACGCCGGCTTTTAAGGGTTATAAGGGCTATCCGGCAACACTCTGTACTTCACTGAATGATCAGGTAGTACACGGAATACCAGGCCCTGCTGTATTAAAAGAAGGTGATATAATCAGTATTGATGTCGGCGTCTACCAAGGGGGGTTTTATGGAGACGCTGCCATAACTTTGCCTGTGGGGCAGATATCTGAAGAAGCCGGCAAATTGCTGTCTGCTACAGAAGAAGCACTTTATAAAGGTATTGAAAAAGCACTTGTTGGCAACAGGCTTTCAGATATATCTTATGCTGTTCAGAAGCATGCTGAAGCCGATGGTTTTTCAGTTGTAAAGCAATTTGTCGGGCATGGTATCGGCAGGGAACTTCATGAGGATCCGCAGATCCCTAATTTTGGGAAGCCTGGAGTAGGCCCCATTCTGAGAGATGGCATGACTCTTGCAATTGAGCCTATGATAAATGCAGGAACATGGAAAGTAGATGTTATGAATGACGGCTGGACAGCAGTAACCCGTGATCACCGCCTGTCTGCCCATTTCGAGCATACTGTCGCAGTGACTAAAAATGGTCCATTAATCTTGACTAAATTTCATTAA
- a CDS encoding DNA polymerase III subunit alpha, producing the protein MHSSYVPLHLHTHYSLLDGAIRIDDMIEKALEYKLAAIAITDHGNMFGAIEFYKKVSKAGLKPIIGCEVYVAPDSHLKKASSNGKAETSFHLILLCKDIHGYQNLTRLVSKAYLDGFYYKPRIDKDMLSQYSGGLIGLSACLKGEVSFLLHRGMVDEARDAALSYMHILGADNFYLEVQANELPEQDIINSQIIELGKDLHIGVVATNDCHYLNKEDSNAHDALLCIQTGKTLDDKERMRFSKNSFYFKSPDEIKAYFKDNPEVIENTKKVAERCNLDLVFGEFHLPRYNADSTDDLDSYLKRLTESGLKEKLGGDIPEEYASRLVTELKTINEMGFSSYFLIVWDFIKYAKSMDIPVGPGRGSAAGSLVAYSLDITGIDPMKYDLLFERFLNPDRVSMPDIDIDFCMDRRSEVIDYVTNKYGKDHVAQIITFGTMKARGAIRDVGRVMNMPYAEVDRVAKLIPFDLKMTLDKALNAEPQLKELYETNDEIKKLIDIAKRLEGLSRHASTHAAGIVISPEPLTDYLPLYKASNEDAVVTQYDMDAIKDLGLLKFDFLGLKTLTVIDKAEKIINSNLLPEDKAEAGHFSIKNIPLDDKETFDLLSSAKTTGIFQLESSGMRDLLVRIRPSVFEDLIALVALYRPGPLGSGMVDEFIKGKKDQESSNEIITSGSLSKLSLPELDKILKETHGIILYQEQVMKVAHKIANFTLAQADILRKAMGGKNPEEMEKLKNTFIEGAKKNKISEKKAEKLYGLILQFAEYGFNKSHSAAYALIAYQTAYLKTHYPVEFMAASLSSDMDNTEKVVAYIIECRDMDIEILPPDLNESKREFTVMGRAIRFGLEAVKGVGGSAIEAIISIRDSGRFVSYFDFCLRADSRKVNKKVIEGLIKAGAMDSFGRRAQLMEALGPVMDAAMKSQKEMHSGQGSMFDMHTPAAEDLPEVEEWSESKRLTMEKEALGFYISGHPLNKFKEQLAKLSVKSTTSIRECNDKEDVNICGIVQSIKKITTKKGDMMAALTIEDMYGTAEAVVFPDIYTKCSELLSQEEPIVIAGHIDKSDKGVKVIAKEVVSINDTAGALKAVSTSGRAARGNGREKPTEQKYRSLVLVMNNDTDPLRLRKLQDIFTKHSGYCNVFLKIISPEKWETTLSTDFKIMPSNELLVEVKNILGENSAILN; encoded by the coding sequence ATGCATTCCAGCTACGTTCCGCTTCACCTCCATACCCATTACAGCTTGCTTGATGGGGCAATTAGAATTGATGACATGATCGAGAAGGCCCTTGAGTATAAGCTCGCGGCTATCGCTATCACTGACCATGGAAACATGTTCGGCGCGATAGAGTTTTATAAAAAGGTATCAAAGGCAGGGCTGAAGCCTATCATCGGCTGTGAGGTATATGTCGCGCCTGACAGCCATTTGAAAAAAGCTTCATCCAACGGAAAAGCAGAGACATCTTTTCACCTGATACTCCTTTGCAAAGACATACACGGTTATCAAAATCTGACCCGGCTGGTGAGCAAGGCGTATCTTGATGGATTCTATTACAAGCCGAGGATAGACAAGGATATGCTGTCGCAGTACAGCGGAGGGCTTATCGGCCTGTCAGCCTGCCTTAAAGGCGAGGTGTCGTTTCTTCTTCATAGGGGCATGGTAGACGAGGCAAGAGATGCGGCATTAAGCTATATGCATATCCTCGGAGCGGATAACTTCTATCTTGAGGTTCAGGCAAACGAGCTTCCTGAACAGGATATAATCAACAGCCAGATAATAGAACTTGGCAAAGACCTCCACATAGGGGTGGTTGCAACCAACGACTGCCACTATTTAAACAAAGAAGACTCAAACGCGCATGACGCGCTCTTATGCATACAGACCGGCAAGACCCTTGATGACAAGGAGAGAATGCGCTTCTCAAAGAATTCCTTCTATTTCAAGAGTCCGGACGAGATCAAAGCTTATTTCAAAGATAATCCTGAAGTAATTGAGAATACAAAGAAGGTTGCGGAAAGATGCAATCTTGACCTTGTGTTCGGGGAGTTCCATCTGCCCAGGTATAACGCAGACAGCACTGATGACCTTGACTCATATTTAAAGCGGCTTACAGAGTCAGGGCTGAAGGAAAAGCTCGGCGGCGATATACCGGAAGAATACGCATCAAGGCTGGTTACAGAACTTAAGACGATAAATGAGATGGGCTTTTCCTCCTACTTCCTGATAGTCTGGGACTTTATCAAATATGCAAAGAGCATGGACATCCCTGTCGGCCCGGGAAGAGGTTCTGCGGCAGGAAGCCTTGTTGCTTACAGCCTTGATATAACCGGTATCGACCCTATGAAATACGACCTCCTGTTTGAGAGGTTCTTAAATCCTGACAGAGTGAGCATGCCTGATATAGATATAGATTTCTGCATGGACAGGAGGTCAGAGGTAATTGATTACGTGACCAATAAGTACGGCAAGGATCATGTCGCTCAGATCATAACGTTCGGAACCATGAAGGCGCGTGGCGCCATAAGGGATGTCGGCAGGGTGATGAACATGCCTTATGCTGAAGTGGACAGGGTCGCCAAACTCATCCCCTTTGACCTGAAGATGACCCTTGACAAGGCGCTTAATGCAGAGCCTCAACTGAAAGAACTTTACGAAACAAATGACGAGATAAAGAAGCTGATAGATATCGCCAAAAGGCTTGAGGGCCTCTCAAGGCACGCCTCAACGCATGCAGCAGGAATTGTTATATCACCGGAACCCCTGACCGATTACCTTCCGCTTTACAAGGCTTCTAACGAGGATGCCGTTGTTACACAGTATGATATGGACGCGATAAAAGATTTGGGACTGCTCAAGTTCGACTTCCTGGGCCTCAAGACGCTCACTGTAATTGACAAGGCTGAAAAGATAATCAACAGCAACCTTCTGCCTGAAGACAAGGCGGAAGCCGGACATTTTTCTATCAAGAATATCCCTCTTGATGACAAAGAGACATTTGATCTCCTGAGCTCTGCAAAGACCACAGGCATATTTCAGCTTGAAAGCTCCGGCATGAGAGATCTGCTTGTAAGGATAAGGCCTTCGGTCTTTGAAGACCTTATAGCCCTTGTGGCGCTTTACAGGCCCGGCCCTCTTGGGAGCGGCATGGTGGATGAGTTCATTAAAGGAAAGAAAGACCAGGAATCTTCAAATGAGATAATAACCTCAGGCTCTCTGTCAAAGCTATCACTGCCTGAGCTGGACAAGATACTTAAAGAGACACACGGCATCATCCTCTACCAGGAGCAGGTTATGAAGGTCGCGCACAAGATCGCAAACTTCACGCTTGCACAGGCTGATATCCTTAGAAAAGCTATGGGCGGAAAGAACCCTGAGGAGATGGAGAAGCTTAAGAACACATTCATCGAAGGAGCAAAGAAGAATAAGATATCCGAGAAGAAGGCTGAGAAGCTGTACGGCCTTATACTTCAGTTCGCCGAGTATGGTTTTAATAAGTCACATTCCGCAGCATATGCGCTTATAGCATACCAAACAGCATATCTTAAGACCCACTACCCTGTTGAGTTCATGGCAGCATCCCTGAGCTCGGATATGGATAATACTGAAAAGGTCGTTGCCTATATTATCGAGTGCAGGGATATGGATATAGAGATACTTCCACCTGACCTGAATGAGAGCAAGCGGGAGTTCACAGTCATGGGAAGGGCTATTCGTTTCGGCCTTGAAGCGGTAAAGGGTGTAGGGGGCTCTGCTATCGAGGCGATAATCTCAATAAGAGACAGCGGCCGTTTTGTTTCATACTTTGATTTCTGCTTAAGGGCTGATTCAAGAAAGGTAAATAAGAAAGTTATCGAAGGCCTGATCAAAGCTGGCGCCATGGATTCATTCGGCAGAAGGGCGCAGCTTATGGAAGCATTGGGCCCTGTAATGGATGCTGCGATGAAGTCACAGAAAGAGATGCACTCAGGGCAGGGAAGCATGTTCGACATGCACACCCCTGCGGCAGAAGATCTTCCTGAAGTCGAGGAATGGAGCGAGTCAAAGCGCCTGACCATGGAAAAAGAAGCGCTTGGTTTTTATATATCAGGGCATCCGCTTAATAAGTTTAAGGAACAGCTTGCTAAACTTTCAGTCAAGTCTACAACATCAATAAGGGAATGCAATGACAAGGAAGATGTCAATATCTGCGGCATAGTGCAAAGCATCAAGAAGATAACTACTAAGAAGGGAGACATGATGGCAGCCCTCACTATCGAGGATATGTACGGAACTGCTGAGGCGGTCGTCTTCCCTGATATATACACAAAGTGCAGCGAGCTTTTATCACAGGAGGAGCCGATAGTCATAGCAGGGCATATCGACAAGTCTGACAAAGGCGTGAAGGTTATTGCCAAAGAGGTCGTCTCTATAAATGATACCGCAGGAGCGTTGAAGGCTGTTTCAACATCAGGAAGGGCTGCCAGAGGAAATGGACGGGAAAAACCCACAGAACAAAAATACAGGTCACTTGTGCTTGTAATGAATAACGATACCGATCCGCTAAGGCTCAGGAAGCTTCAGGATATATTCACAAAACATTCAGGCTACTGCAATGTATTCCTTAAGATCATATCTCCTGAAAAATGGGAGACAACACTTTCAACCGATTTCAAGATTATGCCTTCCAACGAGCTGCTTGTTGAGGTGAAAAATATCCTTGGAGAAAACTCCGCAATTCTTAATTAA
- the rplQ gene encoding 50S ribosomal protein L17, with amino-acid sequence MRHKVAGRGFGRNTKQRKALLRGLVISLLTHLKIETTVAKAKETRKIAEKIITLGKKGDLHARRLAMSSIPDENSITKLFNEIAPKISRTSGYLRVLQTRNRIGDNASMAVLEFVDYEKLQNKEEIEQKAKKKEAKAAKAETTEK; translated from the coding sequence ATGCGTCATAAAGTAGCCGGCAGAGGATTTGGAAGGAACACAAAGCAGAGGAAAGCACTTTTGAGGGGTTTGGTAATATCACTTTTAACCCACTTAAAGATAGAGACGACCGTTGCCAAGGCAAAAGAGACAAGGAAGATAGCTGAGAAGATAATCACTCTCGGCAAGAAGGGCGACCTGCATGCAAGAAGGCTTGCGATGTCATCTATTCCTGATGAGAACTCCATCACCAAACTCTTTAATGAAATAGCACCGAAGATAAGCCGCACCAGCGGTTACCTTAGAGTGCTGCAGACCCGCAACAGGATAGGCGACAATGCTTCAATGGCTGTGCTTGAGTTTGTTGATTATGAGAAGCTCCAGAACAAAGAGGAGATAGAGCAGAAGGCAAAGAAGAAAGAGGCAAAGGCTGCGAAAGCAGAGACGACAGAAAAGTAA
- the infA gene encoding translation initiation factor IF-1: protein MTKEESIEVQGTILKNLPNAMFKVELENGQEILAYVSGKMRMHFIKILPGDKVTVALSPYDLSKGRITYRYK from the coding sequence ATGACAAAGGAAGAGTCAATAGAGGTACAAGGCACCATTCTGAAGAATCTGCCCAATGCGATGTTTAAGGTTGAGCTGGAGAATGGGCAGGAGATACTGGCATATGTTTCAGGGAAGATGCGCATGCATTTTATAAAGATACTTCCCGGTGACAAGGTAACCGTTGCTCTTTCGCCTTATGACCTTTCTAAAGGCAGAATAACATACAGGTATAAATAG
- a CDS encoding DNA-directed RNA polymerase subunit alpha: protein MEFKKRGFNIPERVVFDSGSDHKYGKLIAEPFERGYGTTVGNALRRVLLSSIEGAAVTSVKIPGVLHEFSTLQGLKEDVVDLILNIKQLRFKMHSDEPKVVTIEISGPGEVKGRDIITDADVEVLTPDQHIATLDKKMKFTAELKIEKGTGYRVPDEVHGEDETVDMIKVDSIFTPVRKVNFWIEGARVGRSTDFDKLIMEIWTDGSITPQEALSQAANILNEHISLFSMDEEVKKEVIDTDAYADDIVPDEEDDDSSFEEMDEEEEPSSLSVFNDNLLKSVDELELSVRSNNCLKNANIFTIADLVQRTESEMLRTKNFGRKSLNEIKEVVLKMGLHFNMRIEPDVLKKLEKARGVKHAS from the coding sequence ATGGAATTCAAAAAAAGAGGTTTTAACATTCCTGAAAGGGTTGTTTTTGATTCAGGCAGCGACCATAAATATGGCAAGCTTATCGCCGAACCATTTGAAAGAGGCTATGGCACTACTGTAGGTAACGCATTAAGAAGGGTTTTGCTTTCTTCTATTGAAGGGGCAGCGGTTACTTCTGTAAAGATTCCTGGAGTGCTTCATGAGTTTTCCACGCTGCAGGGCCTTAAAGAGGATGTCGTTGATCTCATACTCAACATCAAGCAGCTCAGATTCAAGATGCATTCAGATGAACCCAAGGTTGTAACTATTGAGATAAGCGGCCCCGGGGAGGTCAAGGGCAGGGATATTATCACTGATGCCGATGTCGAGGTTCTTACCCCTGATCAGCATATTGCAACCCTTGACAAGAAGATGAAATTTACTGCTGAACTCAAGATTGAAAAGGGCACCGGCTACAGAGTGCCTGATGAAGTGCACGGTGAGGATGAAACCGTGGATATGATAAAGGTAGACTCTATATTCACCCCTGTCAGGAAGGTCAACTTTTGGATAGAGGGGGCCAGGGTTGGCCGTTCAACCGACTTTGATAAGCTTATCATGGAGATATGGACTGACGGCAGTATCACTCCTCAGGAAGCTCTTTCCCAGGCCGCAAATATACTAAATGAACATATATCTCTTTTTTCCATGGATGAGGAAGTGAAAAAGGAAGTTATAGATACAGATGCATATGCAGATGATATTGTTCCTGATGAAGAAGATGATGATAGTTCGTTTGAGGAGATGGATGAAGAGGAAGAACCGAGTTCACTGAGTGTGTTTAATGACAATCTCCTTAAGAGCGTTGATGAACTTGAGCTTTCAGTACGTTCAAATAACTGCCTTAAGAATGCAAATATATTTACAATTGCCGACCTTGTACAGAGGACTGAGTCTGAGATGCTCAGGACTAAAAACTTCGGCAGAAAGTCACTAAACGAGATAAAAGAGGTAGTTTTAAAGATGGGCCTGCACTTTAACATGAGGATTGAACCAGATGTGTTGAAGAAACTGGAGAAGGCCAGAGGAGTCAAGCATGCGTCATAA
- the rpsD gene encoding 30S ribosomal protein S4, translating into MARYTGALCRLCRREGEKLFLKGDRCFMDKCAVERRKYPPGQHGQRRKKMSDYAVQLRAKQKAKETYSVLERQFKKYFYMADKMSGVTGSNLLKILESRLDNVVFRLGFAANRNQARQLVTHGHFTVNGKPVNISSYLVRAGDVVSPSEAGKKFKVIQENMEKVQQKGVLSWLEMDIEGLKGKVLHLPERDEIDIPVQEQLIVELYSK; encoded by the coding sequence ATGGCAAGATACACAGGAGCCCTCTGCAGGCTGTGCAGAAGGGAAGGGGAGAAACTCTTCCTTAAAGGTGACAGATGTTTTATGGATAAATGTGCTGTAGAGAGGAGAAAGTATCCCCCAGGACAGCATGGCCAGCGAAGAAAGAAGATGTCCGACTATGCCGTCCAGTTAAGGGCTAAACAGAAGGCTAAGGAAACTTACAGTGTGCTTGAGCGTCAGTTTAAGAAATATTTTTACATGGCGGATAAAATGAGCGGGGTTACAGGAAGTAATCTTCTTAAAATTCTTGAGAGCAGGCTTGACAATGTTGTTTTCCGTCTTGGCTTTGCTGCAAACCGCAACCAGGCAAGACAGTTAGTGACACACGGCCACTTTACCGTGAACGGCAAACCTGTAAATATATCTTCATACCTTGTTCGCGCAGGTGATGTTGTAAGTCCGAGTGAAGCCGGCAAGAAGTTCAAGGTCATTCAGGAAAACATGGAAAAAGTTCAGCAGAAGGGAGTATTGTCCTGGCTTGAAATGGATATTGAAGGCCTGAAGGGCAAGGTTCTGCATCTTCCTGAAAGAGATGAAATAGATATTCCTGTTCAGGAACAGCTCATAGTTGAGCTTTATTCAAAATAA
- the rpsM gene encoding 30S ribosomal protein S13: MRIAGVDLQNNERIEIGLTKIFGIGRTASMNILKEAGVDFNKRVKDITDEEGIKIRAAIDKDFTVEGDLRREVAMNIKRLRDIGSYRGTRHKLKLPSRGQRTKTNARTRKGAKKSIGGLQKK, translated from the coding sequence GTGAGAATAGCAGGAGTAGATTTACAAAACAATGAGAGGATAGAGATAGGACTTACAAAAATCTTTGGTATAGGGCGGACTGCTTCCATGAATATACTTAAGGAAGCCGGAGTCGACTTTAACAAGAGAGTCAAGGACATTACTGACGAGGAAGGCATTAAGATAAGGGCTGCTATAGATAAGGATTTTACGGTTGAGGGTGATCTCAGGCGTGAGGTAGCCATGAACATAAAGAGGCTGCGTGATATAGGCAGTTACAGGGGAACCAGGCATAAACTTAAACTCCCTTCGAGAGGGCAGAGGACAAAGACTAATGCCCGTACGCGTAAGGGCGCTAAAAAATCTATTGGCGGGCTTCAGAAAAAATAA